A DNA window from Aminipila luticellarii contains the following coding sequences:
- a CDS encoding HK97 family phage prohead protease, with product MTRSDLQIRNFQTKFTATRAEDENGDLSIEGYFSVTGQETELWTGAYEEISTGAFDETLGNDIRALTNHDTTLVLGRNKAGTLELKADSHGLWGRIKINPNDTDAMNLYERVKRGDVDQCSFGFNILEEITDWRDDGTVKWTITKIDLHEVSVCTFPAYEGTGVQARHTEVEQHHQKQLEQRKHKMKERLKKWH from the coding sequence ATGACGAGAAGCGACCTACAAATTAGGAATTTCCAGACTAAATTTACGGCGACCAGAGCCGAAGATGAAAACGGAGATTTATCTATTGAAGGATATTTTTCTGTAACAGGACAGGAGACCGAACTTTGGACTGGAGCCTATGAAGAAATTTCAACAGGGGCTTTTGACGAAACTCTTGGAAATGATATACGGGCGTTAACAAACCATGATACAACACTGGTGCTCGGAAGAAATAAGGCTGGCACGCTTGAATTAAAAGCCGATAGTCATGGACTTTGGGGTAGAATTAAAATCAATCCGAATGATACAGATGCCATGAACCTATATGAAAGAGTGAAACGGGGAGACGTAGATCAATGCTCATTCGGGTTTAATATTTTAGAAGAAATTACGGATTGGCGGGACGATGGGACGGTTAAATGGACCATTACAAAAATTGACCTTCATGAGGTTTCTGTATGCACATTTCCGGCATATGAAGGAACCGGAGTACAGGCAAGACATACGGAGGTGGAGCAACACCACCAGAAGCAGTTAGAACAAAGAAAACACAAAATGAAAGAGAGGTTGAAAAAATGGCATTAA